The following coding sequences are from one Arachis hypogaea cultivar Tifrunner chromosome 7, arahy.Tifrunner.gnm2.J5K5, whole genome shotgun sequence window:
- the LOC112703637 gene encoding sodium/calcium exchanger NCL has translation MKSILSNKPCFTILLLTVFVVVAIHHVECRILHTYTTSPYDELLVSDGVDNNNNNNERQEVFVVDESSSGGKYCKQMYGFLPCSNNIFGHLFLILVYEYLLFHGESYLAAGGEQIFKILGPGVFGASAFDILGALPESLILVVTGLSSDKESAQEYASTGVGLLAGSSILLLTVVWGTCVIIGKQKLKLDSDSDATNSSCGGIKESLTCYGITMDVDTRKMARNMVFSVTPLIIMQITNLFPNSSTLRNVTLMIAFIVAVIFLISYFIYQVFKPQIEKTRLEYIKHDDLILRILQRVEKQTLQKILAEDGTPNVNAISGLYQEISQHEGKDLSASEVKELLLKNKLSDTNIKEEQIADMLKIFDKNGDQIITKEEFVSGLTEYINQTKHALDRQYLPKESLNKVYQTFIKPWIEHVRKERELKGHLVSQVLKHVQSEDVVGRLLNDDGTADKAAIRRLFEEVDVNGDNHVSRSELERIVKDIHFSKAVDAEEALSKLVQDLDVNRDNEISEKEFVDGFTKWINSNSSQAANSKSSSHGTHQTWEDVEKVMEQNQSKGASAWLEAIGYVVLGITMLSLLAEPLIASVQNFSEEAGLSSFSISFILVPLATNFREATAAIKEASHKKSSNTCQTIYEIYGAVFMNNILGFVVISILIYVRDITWEFSADVLVVAIVCAVMGIAASFRTTFPLWTSIPAYLLYLISLLFVFVLKDIFNYI, from the exons ATGAAGAGCATTCTTTCTAATAAACCATGCTTCACTATTCTTCTTCTTACTGTTTTTGTTGTAGTAGCAATTCATCATGTTGAATGCCGCATTCTCCACACATACACTACTAGTCCTTATGATGAGTTATTAGTCTCTGATGgagttgataataataataataataatgaaagacaAGAGGTTTTTGTTGTTGATGAGTCTTCTTCTGGTGGGAAGTATTGCAAACAAATGTATGGGTTCTTGCCATGTTCCAACAACATTTTTGGTCACTTGTTCCTGATATTGGTGTATGAGTACTTGTTGTTCCATGGTGAATCATACTTGGCTGCTGGTGGTGAACAAATCTTCAAGATTCTTGGACCTGGTGTCTTTGGTGCTAGTGCCTTTGACATTCTTGGTGCTCTTCCTGAGTCTTTAATTCTAGTTG TGACTGGACTTTCAAGTGATAAGGAGAGTGCACAAGAGTATGCTTCAACTGGAGTTGGTTTGTTGGCTGGTTCTTCTATCTTGCTTCTCACTGTTGTGTGGGGAACCTGTGTCATCATTGGCAAGCAAAAGTTGAAACTTGACTCTGATTCTGATGCTACAAACTCATCATGTGGAGGGATAAAAGAATCACTTACAT GTTATGGAATTACCATGGATGTGGACACAAGAAAGATGGCAAGAAATATGGTTTTCTCAGTGACACCACTGATTATAATGCAGATTACCAATTTGTTCCCAAACTCTTCCACACTGCGCAATGTGACATTAATGATTGCTTTTATTGTAGCTGTCATTTTCCTCATCTCATACTTCATTTACCAG GTATTCAAACCTCAGATAGAGAAAACAAGACTAGAGTATATAAAACATGATGATTTGATATTAAGAATATTGCAACGTGTTGAAAAGCAAACTCTGCAAAAGATTCTGGCTGAGGATGGCACTCCTAATGTTAATGCCATAAGTGG GCTATATCAAGAAATTAGTCAACATGAGGGCAAGGATTTATCAGCATCAGAAGTAAAAGAGTTACTACTCAAGAACAAATTATCAGACACAAACATCAAAGAGGAACAGATAGCAGACATGTTGAAGATTTTTGACAAAAATGGTGACCAAATTATAACCAAGGAAGAATTTGTGAGTGGCTTGACAGAATATATTAACCAAACAAAACATGCTTTGGATAGACAATACCTCCCAAAAGAATCACTCAACAAAGTTTATCAG ACATTTATCAAGCCATGGATTGAACATgtgaggaaagaaagagaattgaAGGGACATCTTGTATCTCAAGTCTTGAAGCATGTCCAGAGTGAGGATGTGGTTGGCAGGCTCCTTAATGATGATGGCACAGCCGATAAAGCCGCCATTAGAAG GCTATTTGAGGAAGTTGATGTCAATGGAGATAACCATGTTTCAAGATCTGAGCTAGAAAGAATAGTGAAAGACATCCATTTTAGTAAGGCTGTCGATGCGGAGGAGGCACTCTCGAAACTTGTTCAAGATCTTGATGTCAATAGAGACAATGAAATCAGTGAGAAAGAATTTGTTGATGGTTTCACAAAATGGATAAACTCAAATTCCAGCCAAGCTGCTAATTCAAAATCTTCATCTCATGGAACTCATCAA ACATGGGAAGATGTTGAGAAGGTGATGGAACAAAACCAAAGCAAAGGAGCATCTGCATGGTTGGAGGCTATAGGATATGTGGTGTTGGGAATTACCATGTTGTCCCTTCTTGCAGAGCCACTCATAGCAAGTGTCCAGAACTTCTCTGAAGAAGCAGGACTTTCTTCTTTTTCCATCTCATTTATCTTGGTACCTCTGGCCACAAATTTCAGAGAAGCAActgcagcaatcaaagaagctaGTCACAAGAAGAGCAGCAACACTTGTCAAACAATATATGAG ATATATGGAGCAGTGTTCATGAACAACATTCTTGGATTTGTGGTGATATCTATTCTGATATATGTGAGGGACATAACTTGGGAATTCTCAGCAGATGTTCTTGTTGTGGCCATTGTTTGTGCTGTCATGGGGATTGCTGCTAGTTTCCGCACCACTTTCCCTCTTTGGACATCAATCCCTGCATACCTCTTATACCTCATCTCATtgctctttgtttttgttctcaaaGATATCTTCAACTATATTTAG